GTGTTGGCCCGAGAAGATTTATCTCAATAGCCTGGTCGAACATGGCGTCAAAACTCACGGTAGCAGCGGAGTGAACTACGATGTCGCTGTTGGCAAGCAGTCGCTGACCCTCTTCGTCGAGTCCGAGGCCGTCGGTGCCTACGTCGCCTTTGGCGATGCTTACTCGATTCGCGATCTCGTCGCGGAAACGTTGCGAACCCCATTGATCGCGGAGTCGATCGAAACAGTTATTTCTGAATAGATCCTTCTCGGCGCGCCCCTCTGCGGTGATAGCCCGCCCAGGACGAATGAGCAAGACCAGCTTGGTCTCTGGTAGTGCTCGAAGCACGGTCTCTACCAGAGCCGTTCCCAAAAACCCGGTCGCGCCGGTTACAAAAATAGTTTTTCCGCTTAGTGCAGATTCGAGCACCGTATTATCCCCATCATGTGAGTTGTCAGTTTACGCCGTGTCAGGGACGGCTGTTGCGCCTACGCCTAGCCTCGCGTTTGGAGGGAGGTTTGGGTGGGGTATAGCGCTTTGATGCGGTAGGCCTTGGCCTGGGTGCCATCATGGCGGCGCTGCTACCAGACGAGCTTGGAGGAGCTAGTCCAGCCTTCTTTGCCAGCCGCGCCTGACGTCGTAGCTCGACTTGGGCGCGATCAACCTTGAACCCAACGAAAACGCCCCAAGCCATCAGAGGAAAGGCAACTAGCACGAGGCTGCCCCATCCAGCGCCTAGTGCGACGACGATTGCACCAACTCCGGCGAATCGGCGTTGGTTGCGATAGATCATGAAGGCTGTGATCGCCATCAACACTAGTCCTTCGGTGATCGCGACGGCTGGATTATTGAGGAAGGATGCATTTTTTGCTGGCTTTACTTTGCCAATAATGACTGGAGTCCAGATGGCGATGTAGGCGATAGCGGTGAGCGCTACGATACCAAAACCTATCTGACGTTCGCGTTTTGAAAGTGGGGCGGCCATACTTGGGCAAGCCTAGTGGGATAGGGTCTGGCTGCGTCCAGGTAGCTAGATTCGACTCCGAGAGTATGCTGAGCATCGGTTGGATGGCGGAGATTTCCACTACTTGCCCATCATCGGGAGTTCTCGATATAGAGAGGCAATTGAGTTCGCAACGGGACAGCCGATGGTAGCGACTAACCGAGGAGCCCTGAATGGAGTTAGCTTATGACGATTGAAGAGCGTAAGGAGCGCACCCGTGCCTTGCTGGCCGAGGTGGCAGCCGATCTGTTTGTCATGAAGGGCTTCGATCACACTACGGTCGAGGAGATCGCTCAGGCCGCCGATATCTCTCCACGCACCTTCTTTCGATACTTCGCCACCAAAGAGGAGGTGGTGATGAGTTTTCTGTGGCTAAAGGTCGACAAGCTGCTTGCTTCCTTGGCTGTTAGACCCTCTGACGAGAGTCTGTTAGAGTCAGTGCAGGTGGTGTTTCGTTCGACGGAGGCAGACTCCGATGTAGACAGAGACCGGCAGCTGTTGCGCCTGTTGGCAACCACACCATCGCTGCGTGCTCGTTGGTTGGTGGATGGCTGGGAGTCAGCGGTTCGTCTGCGTCCGATCATCGCTGGGCGCCTCGGACTCGAGGAGTCGAGTTCCCGGGTTGGGTTGATTGCTAACGCTCTGTTTATGGTCGCAGAGACGGTGCTTGATCAATGGTCTTATGATGGCGGTGATTTTGTTGGCGACATGCTTGCCGCCCTTGCTCTGTTGGATCGAGGAGGGTTGCTGAGCACTGGTGGTGAAGGGATCTAGTCTCGCCGAGCAATCCCTATCGGGTTTAGCTCAAAATTTTGCCATGATCGCGTGAGGGACTCGTGCGTTGATCAGAGTTCGTAGTCGTAATGACAACTAATCAGTTTCGACGACTGTCGCCCTCGTGGATTTCGCAATCTCGAGGGCGACGGCCGTGGGGGAGACGATAGATGGTTATGACGCGGTCGGTTGTGCAGTCCTGCACTGGGCAAGGGTGGCAACGTTTTCGTCCACTACTACATGAGAAAGACAGAGAATCTCTGGCACTAAAGTGCTAGCGATCCTGTAGTACTTACGTCTCCCTACACGTTCTACAGCGATGAGCCCACAGGCTGCTAAGCAGCTGAGATGCACAGAGGTTCGTCCTTGCGACAGCCCTGATGCCTTCACGCACTCTGTGGCACCTAGACGACCAGCGGAGTTGATCGCAACAAGCAACTTGAGCCGCGTCGGGTCGGCAAGGGCGGCAAAGAATCGGCTGAGATGAGGGATGTCCTCCCCTTGTACAAGAGTCGCCTGCGTCTGCAGGAGCCCAGATTTGGAGAATTTAGAGGGCAGCGAGCGCATCGTGGATCCTTTCAATCATTGTCTCGACGACGGATGGCCAGGCGGCAAGGTTTAGCCGGAAGAACTCTGGTGCTCCTGGCAGGTAATCCTCCCCTGGGCCTACCGCTACTCGTGCACGGTTGAGTAGAAACTCATAGGCGGACTGGCCGGAGGGACGCCTTAGCAGCTCACCCCAGAGGAGATAGGTGCCTTCGCGCTCTGTGATGGTTATACCGTCTTGATCTCCCAACCCCTTTATGACGAGGTTGAAGTTCTCATCGATGATGGTGCGAACCTCGGCGAGCCAATCGCCCTCGGTCCGGTAGGCTTGTGTGCCGACGCTGAGCCCAATAGAGGTAGCTTGCGAGAGCGCTAGGAGAGGACTGCCTTCGATGCGAGAGCGGAGCTCGGTGTCGCTTGGCAG
The sequence above is a segment of the Ferrimicrobium acidiphilum DSM 19497 genome. Coding sequences within it:
- a CDS encoding TetR family transcriptional regulator, whose amino-acid sequence is MTIEERKERTRALLAEVAADLFVMKGFDHTTVEEIAQAADISPRTFFRYFATKEEVVMSFLWLKVDKLLASLAVRPSDESLLESVQVVFRSTEADSDVDRDRQLLRLLATTPSLRARWLVDGWESAVRLRPIIAGRLGLEESSSRVGLIANALFMVAETVLDQWSYDGGDFVGDMLAALALLDRGGLLSTGGEGI
- a CDS encoding ArsR/SmtB family transcription factor gives rise to the protein MRSLPSKFSKSGLLQTQATLVQGEDIPHLSRFFAALADPTRLKLLVAINSAGRLGATECVKASGLSQGRTSVHLSCLAACGLIAVERVGRRKYYRIASTLVPEILCLSHVVVDENVATLAQCRTAQPTAS